A stretch of the Bartonella henselae str. Houston-1 genome encodes the following:
- a CDS encoding TldD/PmbA family protein — translation MTDKNQIDKAASLVEEAKRSGADAADAVIVRAHSTSVSVRFGKVESTEASESDNFTLRVFVGKKVASVSANLATFPQELAERAVAMAKASPDSLFEGLADKEYLATHPKDLDLFDNFVPNSHFLTEDALKMEAAALSVKGVSNSGGAATAYGCSGFVLVTSDGFCGAYRSSFFSRSCSALAGEGTAMERDYDYTTALHFSDLEAAEIVGRNAGLGAVRRLGAVRAATGGVDVIFDPRTARGIAGHIAHMVNGASVARKTSLLQNFLGKAVMKPYVNVTDQPLRLRGNSSRPFDGEGVEGQTLHIIENGILQNWLLSSSSARELGLKTNGHGVRSASSVQPARTNFAIEPGLVSPHDMIKDLQSGFYVTELFGHGVDFVTGQYSRGASGFWIENGEITYPVSEVTLGSNLLHMLAHLTPASDIDRRYGTAAPTLLIEGMTLAGK, via the coding sequence ATGACTGACAAGAACCAGATTGATAAAGCCGCTTCGTTGGTTGAGGAGGCAAAGCGTTCTGGGGCAGATGCTGCTGATGCTGTTATTGTTCGCGCACATTCTACCAGTGTATCGGTTCGTTTTGGAAAAGTCGAATCGACAGAAGCTTCAGAGAGCGATAATTTTACGTTAAGGGTTTTTGTCGGTAAGAAAGTAGCAAGTGTTTCTGCCAATTTAGCAACTTTTCCGCAAGAACTAGCAGAACGTGCTGTTGCGATGGCTAAAGCTTCTCCGGATAGTCTATTTGAAGGTTTAGCAGATAAAGAGTATTTGGCTACGCATCCTAAAGATCTTGATCTTTTTGATAATTTTGTTCCAAACAGTCATTTTTTAACAGAAGATGCTTTAAAAATGGAAGCAGCAGCTCTTAGCGTTAAAGGGGTAAGCAATTCTGGAGGAGCTGCGACAGCTTATGGCTGTAGCGGATTTGTTCTTGTGACCAGCGATGGTTTTTGTGGAGCCTATCGTTCCAGTTTTTTTTCACGTTCTTGCAGTGCGCTTGCTGGGGAGGGCACGGCGATGGAGCGGGATTATGATTATACAACTGCTTTACATTTTTCTGATTTAGAAGCAGCAGAAATTGTAGGCAGAAATGCGGGATTAGGCGCAGTTCGACGTTTGGGAGCAGTTCGTGCTGCAACTGGGGGTGTTGATGTTATTTTTGATCCGCGTACGGCTCGTGGAATTGCTGGACATATCGCGCATATGGTGAATGGAGCATCTGTAGCTCGCAAAACAAGTCTTTTACAAAATTTTTTGGGAAAAGCGGTGATGAAGCCTTATGTGAATGTGACAGATCAACCTTTGCGATTACGTGGAAATTCTTCTCGTCCTTTTGATGGAGAAGGGGTAGAGGGGCAAACATTGCATATTATTGAAAATGGTATCTTACAAAATTGGCTTCTTTCATCATCTTCAGCGCGTGAATTAGGTCTTAAAACCAATGGTCACGGTGTGCGTTCGGCGTCGTCGGTTCAGCCTGCGCGTACCAATTTTGCTATTGAGCCGGGTTTAGTATCACCTCACGATATGATAAAAGATTTGCAGAGCGGTTTTTATGTTACAGAATTATTTGGGCATGGCGTTGATTTTGTTACCGGCCAGTATAGTCGTGGAGCTTCGGGCTTTTGGATTGAAAATGGTGAGATCACTTATCCAGTGAGTGAAGTAACGTTAGGTTCTAATTTGCTCCATATGTTAGCACATTTAACACCCGCGAGCGATATTGATCGGCGTTATGGTACAGCTGCTCCGACATTGTTAATTGAAGGAATGACTCTTGCAGGAAAATAA
- a CDS encoding 3'(2'),5'-bisphosphate nucleotidase CysQ: MQENNTHHSSDLNLLLDVCREAGNLAMKYFGCELDVWIKEGNSPVSEADLAVDHFLKERLLVARPNYGWISEETKDNRSQRSYERSFVVDPIDGTRGFLSGSTYWCVSIAIIENGRPIIGVVQCPAQGNVYAAVTGEGATLNGIKLPLLPSQVNRKYKVSLDKSLAQKLPDDFCNQVSFYRHIPSLAYRIVLVAQGEIDIVLIRPNCHAWDIAAADLILQECGGYFLPLDAPFLSYGIEPYQYGFLVAGKNNCCQNMIDVVRQAKLV, translated from the coding sequence TTGCAGGAAAATAACACACATCATTCTTCTGACCTAAATCTTTTACTTGATGTTTGTCGAGAGGCAGGAAATTTAGCGATGAAGTATTTTGGATGTGAATTGGATGTTTGGATTAAAGAGGGCAATTCACCAGTCAGTGAGGCAGATTTAGCAGTTGATCACTTTTTAAAGGAAAGGCTTCTTGTAGCACGTCCGAATTATGGATGGATTTCAGAAGAAACAAAAGATAATCGGAGTCAACGGAGCTATGAACGCTCTTTTGTGGTTGATCCTATTGATGGAACGCGTGGTTTTCTTTCTGGCAGTACCTATTGGTGTGTTTCTATTGCCATTATTGAGAATGGGCGCCCCATCATAGGTGTTGTCCAGTGTCCTGCTCAAGGGAACGTTTATGCAGCTGTTACTGGTGAAGGGGCGACGTTAAATGGCATAAAGCTTCCTCTTTTGCCATCTCAGGTTAATCGAAAATATAAAGTTTCGCTTGACAAATCGCTAGCTCAAAAATTGCCGGATGATTTTTGTAATCAGGTTAGTTTTTACCGTCACATTCCTTCTCTTGCCTATCGTATTGTTCTTGTTGCACAAGGTGAGATCGATATTGTGTTAATTCGTCCGAATTGTCATGCGTGGGATATTGCCGCTGCTGATCTTATTTTGCAGGAATGTGGGGGGTATTTTCTGCCACTTGATGCACCTTTTTTATCGTATGGGATTGAACCTTATCAATATGGATTTTTAGTTGCTGGCAAAAATAATTGCTGTCAAAATATGATAGATGTTGTTCGTCAAGCAAAGTTAGTTTAA
- a CDS encoding DUF4170 domain-containing protein: protein MIETNEKKQYLHLVFGGELKNLNSNQFKNVDDLDVVGIFPDYQSAQEAWHAKAQSTVDNALQRYYILDLHRLLDLENGDAE from the coding sequence ATGATTGAAACCAACGAAAAAAAACAATATTTGCATCTTGTATTTGGTGGAGAATTAAAAAATCTCAATAGTAATCAATTTAAGAATGTTGATGATTTAGATGTAGTTGGTATTTTTCCTGATTACCAATCAGCGCAAGAGGCATGGCATGCGAAAGCGCAAAGCACTGTAGACAACGCATTGCAACGTTATTACATTCTAGACTTGCATCGGCTTCTTGATCTAGAAAATGGCGATGCAGAGTAA
- the waaA gene encoding lipid IV(A) 3-deoxy-D-manno-octulosonic acid transferase, whose translation MVELKAHAALLIYRMIGFCLRPVVPFYLFVRTIRGKEEWCRQKERLGKSYQVRPPSPLIWLHAASVGETFALFPLINYILSLKINILLTTGTVTSSSLVKKHFGKRLIHQYAPLDLDLAVRRFISHWKPDLALICESEVWPLRIKELAKMRIPQILVNARMSEHSFKAWQKRPVLARHIFRHIDLVIAQNKRDVAYYHALGVKSVALSGNLKADVFWVEDQALLAHYRDAIGNRPVWAAVSTHEGEEEIAFEVHKILKNYLPDLLTIIVPRHPERSEDLIKKCSNKGLHFIRRSNSAAPERDTDVFLGDTIGEMGLFLRLSKVSFLGKSLCGEGGHNPLELALLGSAILTGPHVSNFQEMFEQFLMRDAAYMVQDKKQLAIQVYRLLTNELLRREMVDKAYEIATGMAGALERTLKILDPFLQPLVIQTGLSQYRSRYAS comes from the coding sequence ATGGTAGAATTAAAGGCACATGCGGCTCTTTTAATCTATCGGATGATTGGCTTTTGCTTACGTCCTGTAGTCCCTTTTTATTTGTTTGTTCGTACTATTCGTGGAAAAGAAGAGTGGTGCCGTCAAAAAGAGCGTTTAGGTAAAAGCTATCAAGTACGCCCTCCAAGCCCATTAATTTGGTTGCACGCAGCAAGTGTTGGGGAAACATTTGCTCTTTTTCCGCTTATTAATTATATTTTATCATTAAAAATCAATATATTATTGACAACAGGGACTGTAACATCCTCTTCCCTTGTGAAAAAGCATTTTGGGAAACGGTTAATTCATCAATATGCTCCGTTGGATTTAGATTTGGCAGTGCGTCGTTTTATCAGTCACTGGAAGCCTGATTTAGCATTAATTTGTGAATCAGAAGTTTGGCCTCTCCGTATTAAAGAACTTGCCAAAATGCGTATTCCACAGATTTTGGTTAATGCTCGTATGTCTGAACATTCTTTTAAAGCCTGGCAAAAACGACCCGTTCTTGCCAGGCATATTTTTAGGCATATTGACCTGGTTATTGCTCAGAACAAAAGAGATGTAGCGTATTACCATGCACTTGGAGTAAAATCTGTTGCGCTTTCTGGCAATCTTAAGGCTGATGTTTTTTGGGTGGAAGATCAAGCATTGCTTGCACATTATCGTGATGCTATTGGCAATCGCCCAGTTTGGGCAGCGGTTTCAACCCATGAAGGGGAAGAAGAGATTGCTTTTGAGGTTCATAAGATTCTTAAAAATTATTTGCCAGATTTATTGACAATCATTGTGCCCCGTCATCCTGAGCGTTCGGAAGATCTTATCAAAAAATGCAGCAATAAGGGTTTGCATTTTATTCGTAGAAGCAATTCTGCTGCTCCAGAGAGGGATACGGATGTTTTTTTAGGAGATACGATTGGGGAAATGGGGCTTTTTCTTCGCTTATCGAAAGTTTCTTTTCTTGGGAAGTCGTTATGTGGAGAGGGTGGACACAATCCATTGGAGTTAGCTTTGCTTGGTTCAGCTATTTTGACAGGGCCTCATGTTTCAAATTTTCAAGAGATGTTTGAACAATTTTTAATGCGTGATGCAGCATATATGGTTCAAGATAAAAAGCAGCTTGCTATTCAGGTGTATAGGCTTTTAACAAATGAATTATTACGGCGAGAAATGGTTGATAAAGCCTATGAAATAGCAACAGGTATGGCAGGTGCACTCGAACGCACATTAAAAATTCTTGATCCGTTTTTGCAACCTCTTGTAATACAAACAGGTTTAAGTCAGTATCGGAGTAGATATGCATCTTAG